From Tiliqua scincoides isolate rTilSci1 chromosome 2, rTilSci1.hap2, whole genome shotgun sequence, the proteins below share one genomic window:
- the LOC136640470 gene encoding zinc finger and SCAN domain-containing protein 2-like produces MEGRKVDELQDKSPVLEEEFEVLPRNSQEKMTSPTEATGGLESEDDGELFGELPDRVKCLKVEEKLVYQDGFKRQEENLTENWMKESCTFQGGNSPEVQQTDPYENRNKCTICGKVFRDDANLKRHQRTHTGEKPYQCLYCGKSFSRNTNLVSHQRTHTGEKPYMCSVCSKSFCDKSSLNRHQRIHTGERPYECYECGKSFDLSQSLISHQRIHTGEKPYKCSECGKTFNRSQNLLSHQRIHTGEKQHKCPECGKCFTRSQNLTRHQSSHTDERLYKCYECGKSFRLNQSLVSHQSIHTGEKPYTCPQCGKSFNRSQNLISHQRIHTGEKQYKCSECGKRFNWSQDLLRHQRIHTGEQPFHCSECGERFNRHENLIRHMRIHMADTA; encoded by the exons ATGGAAGGGAGGAAGGTGGATGAACTGCAAGACAAGAGTCCTGTGTTGGAAGAAGAGTTTGAAGTTTTACCAAGAAACTCCCAAGAGAAAATGACTTCCCCAACTGAAGCTA CTGGTGGTTTGGAGAGCGAGGATGACGGGGAGCTATTTGGAGAATTACCAGACAGGGTAAAGTGTCTGAAGGTGGAAGAAAAGCTTGTGTATCAAGATGGATTCAAAAGGCAGGAGGAGAACCTAACAGAGAACTGGATGAAAGAATCCTGTACATTTCAAGGGGGCAATTCCCCAGAAGTTCAGCAAACAGACCCTTACGAAAACAGGAATAAATGCACCATATGTGGGAAAGTATTCAGAGATGACGCAAACCTTAAGAGACATCAGAGAACCCATACTGGGGAAAAACCATATCAGTGTTTGTattgtgggaagagcttcagtcggaaCACAAACCTTGTctcccatcagagaacccacaccggggagaaaccatatatgtGTTCAGTATGCAGCAAGTCCTTTTGTGATAAATCGAGTCTAAACCgacatcagagaatccacacgggAGAGAGACCGTATGAGTGCTATGAGTGTGGGAAAAGTTTTGACCTGAGCCAGTCCCTTATTAgccaccagagaatccacacaggggaaaagccgTATAAGTGCTCGGAGTGTGGGAAGACTTTCAACAGGAGTCAGAACCTCTTGAGCCACCAGAggatccacacaggagagaaacagcACAAATGCCCAGAGTGTGGGAAATGTTTCACGCGAAGCCAGAACCTCACGAGGCATCAGAGCAGCCACACAGACGAGAGGCTGTACAAGTGCTACGAATGTGGGAAAAGCTTCCGTCTGAATCAGTCCCTCGTCAGTCATCAGAGcattcacactggagagaaaccgtACACCTGCCCCCAGTGCGGGAAAAGCTTCAACCGGAGCCAGAACCTCATCAGCCATCAGAGGATCCACACAGGAGAAAAGCAGTACAAATGCTCGGAGTGCGGGAAAAGATTCAACTGGAGCCAGGACTTACTTCGCCATCAGAGGATCCACACTGGGGAGCAACCGTTTCACTGCTCAGAATGTGGGGAACGCTTCAATCGGCATGAGAATCTTATTCGGCACATGAGAATACACATGGCTGACACTGCTTAA